The Mammaliicoccus sciuri genome window below encodes:
- the nhaC gene encoding Na+/H+ antiporter NhaC, which translates to MENNSTSKKEISFFWAVVPFLFMIISMLFTVVVLEQAPHIPLMIGTAIAAIVAYYHGYSWQDIEEMMYKGIRLALPAIVIIILVGLIIGVWIGGGVVATMIYFGLKLITPSLFLVTIAVICAIVALAIGSSWSTMATVGVAGMGIGLSMDIPAGMIAGAIISGSYFGDKMSPLSDTTNLAAGLTGTDLFDHIKHMFYTTVPAVIISLIVFFILGQQFSTGNMNQAKIDAINNEMLDKFTISPWLLLVPVIVIILVAFKVPAIPALVVGIVLGFLSQIFIQGGSLHDSVKTLQTGFVLESKNDLVKELFNRGGLESMFYTISMTIVAMTFGGILEYSGMLKSIITKILKIAKGTGGLIASVIISCIGTNASCSEEYISIVVPSRMYINTFLEKRLHPKNLSRALEDGGTVTSVFFLWNTCGVFIAQTLNVNVLDYGIYAVFNYTVPIISVIFGYVGFKIIKINEEEYQAFKKQAT; encoded by the coding sequence ATGGAGAATAATAGTACATCTAAGAAAGAAATTAGTTTCTTTTGGGCCGTTGTGCCATTTTTATTTATGATTATCAGTATGTTATTTACGGTAGTCGTTTTAGAGCAAGCTCCGCACATACCGTTAATGATAGGAACAGCAATTGCTGCAATTGTAGCTTACTATCATGGGTATAGTTGGCAAGACATCGAAGAAATGATGTATAAAGGTATTAGACTAGCCTTACCAGCAATCGTCATTATCATTTTAGTTGGTCTAATCATTGGTGTTTGGATAGGTGGAGGCGTAGTAGCCACAATGATTTACTTTGGCTTGAAATTAATAACGCCGTCATTATTTTTAGTAACCATCGCAGTTATTTGTGCAATCGTAGCGTTAGCTATTGGTAGTAGTTGGTCAACAATGGCAACAGTTGGTGTTGCTGGTATGGGTATTGGATTAAGTATGGATATACCAGCAGGCATGATAGCAGGTGCTATTATATCTGGATCATACTTTGGTGATAAGATGAGCCCATTATCAGATACGACAAACTTAGCAGCAGGATTAACAGGTACGGATTTATTTGATCATATTAAACACATGTTCTATACAACAGTACCTGCCGTTATCATTTCATTAATTGTATTTTTTATTTTAGGACAACAATTTTCAACTGGTAATATGAATCAAGCAAAAATTGATGCCATCAATAATGAAATGTTAGATAAATTTACAATTTCGCCGTGGCTATTGCTCGTACCTGTAATAGTTATAATACTAGTAGCTTTTAAAGTACCAGCAATTCCAGCATTAGTCGTCGGTATTGTTTTAGGATTCTTATCGCAAATATTTATTCAAGGTGGAAGTCTTCATGACAGTGTGAAGACATTACAAACTGGATTTGTATTAGAGTCTAAAAATGATTTAGTCAAAGAGTTGTTCAACAGAGGTGGATTAGAATCCATGTTCTATACAATTTCAATGACTATCGTTGCGATGACATTTGGAGGCATTCTTGAATATTCAGGTATGCTAAAATCAATCATTACAAAAATCTTAAAAATCGCAAAAGGTACTGGTGGTTTAATAGCATCTGTTATTATTTCATGTATAGGTACTAACGCTTCATGTTCAGAAGAATACATATCGATTGTAGTACCTTCAAGAATGTACATTAATACATTTTTAGAAAAAAGACTACATCCGAAAAACTTATCACGTGCACTTGAAGACGGTGGTACTGTAACATCTGTATTCTTCTTGTGGAATACATGTGGGGTATTTATCGCCCAAACATTGAATGTGAACGTATTAGATTATGGCATTTATGCAGTATTCAACTATACGGTACCAATCATATCTGTCATCTTTGGATATGTAGGATTTAAAATTATTAAAATTAACGAAGAAGAATATCAAGCATTTAAAAAGCAAGCTACGTAA
- a CDS encoding FAD-binding oxidoreductase — protein sequence MEELYHALKKHLDNGRVSKEVADLSSYSFDASFGEYMPDIICQPMSTEEVVHIVKLSNQYDVPIYPRGSGTSLSGGPLAVHGGIVLDFSRWANEITVYENDLMMEVSPGVITEKIHKVAESYGLMYPPDPSSSRVSTIGGNLAENAGGPRCLKYGVTKDYVVGLEVVTANGDIIHCGGRTVKNVTGYDMTKLIVGSEGTLGIITKATLQLIPKPIDTKTAMLQFDDFITSGEAVSKILRSGILPSKIEIMDKYCVDAVLSTHPIENVTADAESVLLVELDGHPLALEAEMKIIEETCAALPGCKVIIAEDEKQASELWEVRKLVSPAIVKFGPTKISEDTSVPVSQIPAFFEEIERIRQTYQLNLVVFGHAGDGNLHPNIITDKRKPEEMKRAEEAVAEIFKASLKLGGTLSGEHGIGLFKKPFMYNEFDEAGMKFMKDVKQALDPNNRLNPGKIFPDEHERFVLVHDE from the coding sequence ATGGAAGAACTCTATCATGCTTTAAAGAAACATTTAGATAATGGGCGCGTTTCTAAAGAAGTAGCGGATCTTTCAAGTTATAGTTTTGATGCTTCTTTCGGTGAATACATGCCTGATATTATTTGTCAGCCAATGTCTACTGAAGAAGTGGTGCATATTGTAAAGTTAAGTAATCAATATGACGTACCAATTTATCCGAGAGGTAGTGGTACAAGTTTAAGTGGGGGACCACTTGCAGTTCATGGTGGTATAGTGTTGGATTTTTCAAGATGGGCCAATGAAATAACAGTTTACGAAAATGATTTAATGATGGAAGTTTCACCAGGCGTTATCACTGAGAAAATTCATAAAGTTGCTGAATCATATGGATTGATGTATCCACCTGATCCATCCAGTTCTCGTGTTTCAACAATTGGGGGTAACTTGGCTGAAAATGCAGGTGGACCAAGATGCTTAAAGTATGGCGTCACGAAAGACTATGTTGTTGGATTAGAAGTCGTAACGGCCAACGGAGATATTATTCACTGTGGTGGACGCACAGTAAAAAATGTTACAGGTTATGATATGACAAAATTAATCGTAGGGTCAGAAGGTACGCTCGGTATTATTACAAAAGCTACTTTACAATTGATTCCTAAGCCGATTGATACAAAGACAGCAATGTTGCAGTTTGATGATTTTATTACATCAGGTGAAGCGGTATCCAAAATTTTAAGATCAGGTATATTACCTTCTAAAATTGAAATTATGGATAAATATTGTGTTGATGCTGTATTATCGACACATCCAATTGAGAATGTGACAGCCGATGCTGAGTCGGTATTGTTAGTCGAATTAGATGGTCATCCTTTAGCACTTGAAGCAGAAATGAAAATCATCGAAGAAACATGTGCTGCGTTACCTGGTTGTAAAGTCATTATTGCTGAAGATGAAAAACAGGCATCCGAACTTTGGGAAGTGCGTAAACTTGTGTCACCAGCTATCGTGAAATTTGGACCAACAAAGATAAGTGAAGATACAAGTGTGCCGGTCAGTCAAATTCCAGCTTTCTTTGAAGAAATCGAAAGAATCCGACAAACTTATCAATTAAATTTAGTTGTGTTTGGTCATGCTGGAGATGGCAATTTACATCCTAATATCATTACTGATAAACGTAAGCCAGAAGAAATGAAACGAGCTGAAGAAGCAGTTGCTGAAATTTTTAAAGCATCACTGAAATTAGGTGGTACATTAAGTGGTGAACATGGTATTGGATTGTTTAAAAAGCCATTTATGTATAACGAATTTGATGAAGCAGGCATGAAATTTATGAAAGATGTAAAACAAGCATTGGACCCTAATAATCGTTTGAATCCAGGTAAAATCTTTCCAGACGAGCATGAAAGGTTTGTGTTAGTCCATGACGAATAA
- the rbsD gene encoding D-ribose pyranase, giving the protein MYKTGILNSEISKVLSDLGHTDRIVIADCGLPVPKGVRKIDLALSFGVPSFESVYDILLEHMSVQKMIFAEEIKTDNSALYEKIQETDVEREFVSHEAFKKLTQDTVAIIRTGEATPYANVILESDVLF; this is encoded by the coding sequence ATGTATAAGACAGGTATATTAAACAGTGAAATTTCTAAAGTATTAAGCGATCTTGGTCATACAGATCGTATTGTGATAGCAGATTGTGGATTACCAGTACCAAAAGGCGTGCGAAAAATTGATTTAGCACTGTCTTTTGGTGTACCAAGTTTTGAAAGCGTTTACGATATTTTGTTGGAACATATGTCTGTACAGAAAATGATTTTTGCAGAAGAAATTAAGACGGATAATTCAGCACTTTATGAAAAGATTCAAGAAACAGATGTTGAAAGAGAATTTGTATCACACGAAGCATTTAAAAAATTAACACAAGATACTGTCGCAATTATAAGAACAGGGGAAGCAACACCATATGCAAACGTCATATTAGAAAGTGATGTTTTATTTTAA
- a CDS encoding D-ribose ABC transporter substrate-binding protein codes for MKKLLILLMTTVLFLAACSLESPLKKDNEGKTNKKKSDITIGVSVSTLNNPFFVSIKEGIEKEAEKQGMKVKVVDARDDSAKQTNDIEDLVQQQVDYLVVNPTDSSAISSAVQSANNEGIPVITLDRSVDKGDVATFIASDNVEGGKMGGQFILDKLSKNAKVAELEGVPGASATRERGEGFHKVADKSLDVIAKQSAKFDRAEGLNVTQNILQAHPEVEAIFSHNDEMALGAIEAIGDKDVIVVGFDGNEDAMKAIKSGKLDATVAQQPDKMGKASVDSIIKLMDGKKLEKEIKIPLKLEKAE; via the coding sequence ATGAAGAAATTATTAATACTATTAATGACAACTGTGTTATTTTTAGCGGCATGTTCACTTGAATCGCCTTTGAAAAAAGATAATGAAGGTAAAACAAATAAGAAGAAATCTGATATAACAATTGGTGTCAGTGTTTCAACATTAAATAACCCATTCTTCGTTTCAATTAAAGAAGGTATTGAAAAAGAAGCTGAAAAACAAGGAATGAAAGTAAAAGTAGTTGATGCAAGAGATGATTCAGCTAAACAAACAAATGATATAGAAGATTTAGTTCAACAACAAGTTGATTATTTAGTTGTCAATCCTACTGATTCTAGTGCAATTTCTAGTGCGGTTCAGTCAGCAAATAATGAAGGTATACCTGTTATTACATTAGATAGATCAGTAGATAAAGGTGATGTTGCAACATTTATCGCTTCAGATAACGTTGAAGGCGGCAAAATGGGCGGACAATTTATTTTAGATAAATTAAGTAAAAATGCTAAAGTTGCTGAATTAGAAGGTGTTCCAGGTGCAAGTGCAACAAGAGAAAGAGGAGAAGGCTTCCATAAAGTTGCCGACAAATCACTTGATGTCATTGCTAAACAAAGTGCTAAGTTTGATCGAGCAGAAGGATTAAACGTGACTCAAAATATCTTACAAGCACATCCAGAAGTAGAAGCGATATTCTCACACAATGATGAAATGGCACTCGGTGCTATCGAAGCAATTGGTGATAAAGATGTAATCGTAGTTGGATTTGATGGTAATGAAGATGCAATGAAAGCAATTAAAAGTGGTAAACTAGATGCAACTGTCGCGCAACAACCTGATAAGATGGGTAAAGCTTCAGTAGACTCTATCATTAAATTGATGGACGGTAAGAAACTTGAGAAAGAAATTAAGATTCCACTTAAACTTGAGAAAGCAGAATAA
- a CDS encoding sugar ABC transporter ATP-binding protein produces MLEMSGVHKAFGQNKVLTGVDFKLKEASVHALMGENGAGKSTLMKILVGIHEKDAGQINYHNQEVDFKNAQMSEEVGITFIHQELNIWPELTVLENLFIGKEMRNKFGILNAKKMKKEALKVFEKLNFNISLKKVTGKCSIGEQQMIEIAKALMTNAKIIIMDEPTAALTDKEITQLFKLIKNLQNQGVSFVYISHRMAEIFEISDEITVMRDGKTVLYKPTSETNYDEIVKSMVGRVLTEQFPERTVEPGETLMHVKSLNNDEQGIKDISFSLRKGEILGFSGLMGAGRTEIMRSLFGIDKGHKDIDINGKSVLIKSPEYAMKHGLGLITENRKDEGLILDFSIEHNMVLPSLESFSNKGFIKEQATHVFADQMSKRLNIKTPRKALVSSLSGGNQQKVVLAKWIGTGAQILILDEPTRGIDVGAKREIYQLMNELTERGVSIIMISSELPEVIGMSDRVIVVQEGNIKGEIEGENITEENIMTLATGGELHATTNS; encoded by the coding sequence ATGCTAGAAATGTCTGGTGTACATAAAGCGTTTGGCCAAAATAAAGTGTTAACAGGTGTAGATTTTAAATTAAAAGAAGCTTCAGTTCATGCACTTATGGGAGAAAATGGTGCAGGGAAATCTACTTTAATGAAGATTCTTGTTGGTATTCATGAAAAAGATGCAGGTCAAATTAATTATCACAATCAAGAAGTTGACTTTAAAAATGCTCAGATGTCAGAAGAAGTAGGTATTACGTTTATACATCAAGAGCTTAATATTTGGCCAGAGTTAACAGTACTTGAAAATTTATTTATCGGGAAAGAAATGCGAAATAAATTTGGCATATTAAATGCGAAGAAAATGAAGAAAGAAGCATTAAAAGTCTTTGAAAAATTAAACTTTAATATCTCATTGAAGAAAGTTACAGGAAAATGTTCAATCGGTGAACAACAAATGATAGAAATTGCTAAAGCTTTAATGACCAATGCAAAAATTATCATCATGGATGAACCAACTGCAGCACTAACAGATAAAGAAATCACACAGTTATTTAAACTTATCAAAAATCTTCAAAATCAAGGCGTTTCATTTGTTTATATTTCACATAGAATGGCTGAGATATTTGAGATTTCTGATGAAATTACCGTTATGAGAGATGGTAAAACTGTGTTATACAAACCTACAAGTGAAACTAATTATGATGAAATTGTTAAATCAATGGTAGGTAGAGTCTTAACAGAGCAGTTCCCAGAAAGAACCGTTGAACCAGGTGAAACATTGATGCATGTTAAATCACTTAATAATGATGAACAAGGCATCAAAGATATTTCATTCTCATTAAGAAAAGGTGAGATATTAGGATTTAGTGGTTTAATGGGTGCTGGTAGAACTGAGATTATGAGAAGTCTGTTCGGAATTGATAAAGGCCATAAAGATATAGACATTAATGGTAAATCCGTATTGATTAAGTCACCGGAATATGCAATGAAACATGGTTTAGGCTTAATTACTGAAAATAGAAAAGATGAAGGACTCATTCTCGATTTCTCAATCGAACATAATATGGTTCTACCATCTCTTGAAAGCTTTTCGAATAAAGGGTTTATTAAAGAACAAGCGACACATGTATTTGCGGATCAAATGAGCAAAAGGCTCAATATTAAGACACCACGAAAAGCACTAGTATCCTCACTTTCAGGTGGTAACCAACAAAAAGTAGTATTGGCAAAATGGATTGGTACAGGTGCTCAAATCTTGATTTTAGATGAACCGACAAGAGGGATAGACGTTGGTGCTAAGAGAGAAATTTATCAATTGATGAATGAGCTAACTGAACGTGGTGTGTCGATTATTATGATTTCTTCAGAGTTACCTGAAGTTATTGGCATGAGTGATCGCGTTATTGTTGTTCAAGAAGGCAATATTAAAGGTGAAATTGAAGGCGAAAATATAACAGAAGAAAATATTATGACATTAGCTACAGGAGGGGAATTACATGCAACAACTAACAGCTAA
- a CDS encoding ABC transporter permease subunit: MQQLTAKTSLVEKIIPFIGLILLIVVISIMNSAFLDLSNLLNLLRQVSINGLIAFGMTFVILTGGIDLSVGSILALSSAFTAILITSGLDPIVALIVGVLGGFLLGVCNGVLVTFGSMAPFIATLATMTIFRGLTLVVTDGNPITNLGDSYMFQLFGKGYFFGIPVPAVTMIIVFIILAIILQKTTFGRHTYAIGGNEVASKISGIKVNRVKILIYGISGLMSALAGAILTSRLNSAQPTAGTSYELDAIAAVVLGGTSLTGGKGRIVGTFIGVLIIGVLNNGLNLLGVSSFYQQVVKGIVILIAVLIDRKK; this comes from the coding sequence ATGCAACAACTAACAGCTAAGACTTCATTAGTCGAAAAAATTATTCCATTTATAGGACTTATATTATTAATTGTTGTGATTAGTATTATGAACTCAGCATTTCTAGATTTATCGAATTTATTAAACTTATTAAGACAAGTTTCAATTAACGGGTTAATTGCTTTTGGTATGACATTTGTTATTTTAACTGGCGGCATAGACTTATCAGTCGGTTCGATACTCGCATTATCAAGTGCATTTACCGCAATCTTAATTACAAGTGGTTTAGATCCAATCGTTGCATTGATTGTCGGAGTACTTGGTGGTTTCTTATTAGGTGTATGTAACGGTGTATTAGTAACATTCGGGAGTATGGCACCATTCATCGCAACACTTGCAACGATGACAATATTTAGAGGTTTAACACTCGTTGTAACAGATGGCAATCCCATTACTAATTTAGGTGATAGCTATATGTTCCAACTATTTGGTAAAGGTTATTTCTTCGGCATTCCAGTACCAGCAGTCACAATGATTATTGTATTTATTATATTGGCGATTATTTTACAAAAAACAACATTTGGTAGACATACATATGCTATCGGTGGTAATGAAGTCGCTTCAAAAATTTCTGGTATTAAAGTAAACAGAGTGAAAATTTTAATTTATGGTATTTCTGGTTTAATGTCTGCATTAGCAGGTGCAATTTTAACATCACGTTTAAACTCAGCTCAACCTACAGCTGGTACATCATATGAGTTAGATGCTATCGCTGCAGTTGTATTAGGCGGAACTTCTTTAACAGGCGGTAAAGGTAGAATTGTTGGAACGTTTATTGGTGTACTTATTATTGGTGTACTTAATAACGGATTGAATTTATTAGGAGTATCATCATTCTACCAACAAGTCGTAAAAGGTATTGTTATTTTAATTGCTGTATTAATAGATAGAAAAAAATAA
- a CDS encoding Dps family protein encodes MTNNKEVIEALNKQVAEWTVLYTKLHNYHWYVKGPNFFSLHEKFEELYNEASVYIDDLAERILAIEGNPIATLREALEWSVIEEAEKNLTANQMVEQLSKDFTTVIAQLEEGIQLAEKVNDDMTGDMLLAMVTSLEKHNWMLKSFLK; translated from the coding sequence ATGACAAATAATAAAGAAGTAATCGAAGCATTAAATAAACAAGTAGCAGAGTGGACAGTATTATATACTAAATTACACAACTATCACTGGTATGTTAAAGGACCAAATTTCTTCTCACTACATGAGAAATTTGAAGAACTTTACAATGAAGCAAGTGTGTATATTGACGATTTAGCTGAACGTATTTTAGCAATTGAAGGTAACCCAATCGCTACTTTAAGAGAAGCATTAGAATGGTCAGTTATTGAAGAAGCTGAGAAAAACTTAACTGCAAACCAAATGGTTGAACAATTATCTAAAGACTTCACAACTGTAATTGCTCAATTAGAAGAAGGTATTCAATTAGCAGAAAAAGTTAATGACGATATGACTGGTGACATGTTATTAGCAATGGTAACAAGTCTTGAAAAACACAACTGGATGTTAAAATCATTCTTAAAATAA
- a CDS encoding thiol-disulfide oxidoreductase DCC family protein: MIGVIVIAIVYYDGDCGYCNRAVMWLIHHKISTRFQFAQLESSYGDHLFDARPELQNIDSIIVVDGDKVWFKSNAIIHLLGQIKGYQLIGWALKWIPKFVRDIVYDAFAKVRHKVILKNACRLPTPEERKYFLN; this comes from the coding sequence ATGATTGGAGTGATTGTTATCGCTATTGTTTATTATGATGGGGATTGTGGATACTGTAATCGTGCTGTGATGTGGTTAATTCATCATAAGATTTCGACTCGTTTTCAATTTGCTCAACTAGAATCTTCATATGGTGATCATTTATTTGATGCGCGACCTGAATTGCAAAATATAGATAGCATTATTGTCGTAGATGGTGACAAAGTATGGTTTAAATCAAACGCGATTATTCATTTATTAGGTCAAATAAAAGGGTATCAATTAATCGGATGGGCTTTGAAATGGATACCGAAATTTGTACGAGATATTGTCTATGATGCATTTGCCAAAGTCAGACATAAAGTGATTTTGAAAAATGCTTGTCGATTACCGACACCTGAAGAAAGAAAATATTTTTTAAATTAA
- a CDS encoding LacI family DNA-binding transcriptional regulator — MATIKQVAQHAGVSVATVSRALNKSGYVKKETQDKIDKAIQELNYRPNETARTLYKRQSRMIGLLLPDMSNPFFTVVARGVEDEAMAMGYHIIIGNGDGNDEKELAYLNTFNVHNCSGIIASQLSSKETFDSFKSYNMPFVLLDRVYEDHEFVETNHYKGGQLQAQAVINGKAQSVLILEQDLNYKSFRERFNGAKLMLDEASINYVSANELSLSEDDLLNLIKEHDIDSIICSNDVGAFNVMSILYNHQYKVPDDIQVVGYDDIPLSRTYSPSLTTIHQPAYLIGQKACQQLIKQLEGKQREHHQILDVTLVERQSTRRG; from the coding sequence ATGGCAACAATTAAACAAGTTGCGCAACATGCAGGAGTATCTGTTGCTACTGTATCTAGAGCGCTTAACAAAAGTGGTTATGTTAAGAAGGAAACACAAGATAAAATTGATAAAGCAATTCAAGAATTAAATTATCGACCTAATGAAACAGCAAGAACTTTATATAAACGACAATCTAGAATGATAGGGCTATTATTACCAGATATGAGTAACCCTTTTTTTACAGTAGTTGCTAGAGGTGTTGAAGATGAAGCGATGGCGATGGGCTATCATATTATTATTGGAAATGGTGATGGTAATGATGAGAAAGAGCTTGCTTATTTAAATACATTTAACGTACATAATTGTAGTGGTATTATTGCTTCACAATTATCGAGTAAGGAAACTTTTGATTCATTTAAATCTTATAATATGCCTTTTGTTCTATTAGACCGTGTGTACGAAGATCATGAATTTGTTGAAACAAATCATTACAAAGGTGGACAACTTCAAGCTCAGGCAGTGATTAATGGAAAAGCGCAATCTGTTCTTATTTTAGAACAAGATTTAAATTACAAATCATTTAGAGAGCGATTCAATGGTGCGAAGTTAATGTTAGATGAAGCGAGTATCAACTATGTTTCAGCTAATGAATTATCTTTATCAGAAGATGATTTGCTTAATTTAATTAAAGAACACGACATTGATAGCATTATTTGTAGTAATGATGTTGGCGCATTTAACGTCATGAGTATTCTTTATAATCATCAATACAAAGTACCAGACGATATACAAGTGGTTGGTTATGATGATATACCATTATCACGTACATATTCACCAAGTTTAACAACGATTCATCAACCTGCTTATTTAATTGGTCAAAAAGCATGTCAACAATTGATTAAACAGTTGGAAGGTAAACAAAGAGAACATCATCAAATATTAGATGTGACTTTAGTGGAAAGACAATCAACAAGGAGAGGTTAA
- a CDS encoding (Fe-S)-binding protein — MTNNLIEKLAYDATFDCVQCGFCLPSCPTYLTMKEEKHSPRGRINLVKYAVEGKAELKDLEEAIDLCLGCRQCETVCPTNVQYGDIYESAVEVLREKRNKKLDTQIMSVFLERQYMIDAMYKGLKLYHTSFVSRILSKTNALKLLPERLGNMAMILPPVQKDNRPYQTPFRTKKTTIGFFRGCMMDSFFSHINDLAIKILEAHNIQVVEIKQQTCCGALQHHAGEMDKARKLAKLNIEALEKFDVDYYVNAIGGCGASLIEYDHLLRNEAEWKARAEQFVDKVRDISVILEDIDLNLEHPINIQATYQPSCHLQNVQHVFNEPEKVINQIKGLTYKVLPEKDICCGSAGIYNIVNYDASMEILNRKMSHVKEIEPQLIITSNPGCHLQMLLGVKNEGLEDKIQVKHIVEVVAEACGIE, encoded by the coding sequence ATGACGAATAATCTAATCGAAAAATTAGCTTATGATGCAACTTTTGATTGTGTACAATGTGGCTTTTGTTTACCGTCTTGCCCTACATATTTAACGATGAAAGAAGAAAAACATTCTCCACGAGGTAGAATCAATCTCGTTAAATATGCAGTTGAAGGTAAAGCAGAACTTAAAGATTTAGAAGAAGCGATTGATTTATGTTTAGGCTGTAGACAATGTGAAACAGTTTGTCCAACGAATGTTCAATATGGAGACATTTATGAATCGGCAGTCGAAGTATTACGAGAAAAACGAAATAAAAAATTAGACACACAAATTATGTCTGTATTTTTAGAACGTCAATATATGATAGATGCGATGTATAAAGGCTTGAAGCTCTATCATACGTCATTTGTTTCAAGGATTTTAAGTAAGACAAATGCATTGAAATTACTGCCTGAAAGATTAGGCAATATGGCGATGATTTTGCCACCAGTTCAAAAAGATAACCGACCTTACCAAACACCTTTTAGAACGAAAAAAACAACAATTGGCTTTTTCAGAGGTTGTATGATGGATTCATTTTTCTCACATATAAACGATCTTGCGATAAAAATTTTAGAAGCGCATAATATTCAAGTTGTAGAAATTAAACAACAAACTTGTTGTGGCGCACTTCAACATCATGCTGGAGAAATGGATAAAGCAAGAAAATTAGCCAAATTAAATATTGAAGCGCTAGAAAAATTCGATGTAGACTATTATGTCAATGCTATTGGCGGTTGTGGCGCTTCGTTAATAGAATATGATCATTTATTGAGAAATGAAGCGGAGTGGAAAGCTAGAGCAGAACAGTTTGTTGATAAAGTGAGAGATATATCGGTTATATTAGAAGATATTGACTTAAACTTAGAACATCCGATTAATATACAAGCCACTTATCAGCCATCATGCCATTTGCAAAACGTACAACATGTATTCAATGAACCTGAAAAAGTAATCAACCAAATAAAAGGACTAACATATAAAGTATTACCCGAAAAAGACATCTGTTGCGGTTCAGCAGGAATATATAATATCGTGAATTATGATGCATCGATGGAAATTTTAAATCGAAAAATGAGTCACGTAAAAGAAATAGAACCACAATTAATCATCACATCAAATCCAGGATGTCACTTGCAAATGTTGTTAGGTGTTAAAAATGAAGGATTAGAAGACAAAATTCAAGTCAAACATATCGTAGAAGTCGTTGCAGAAGCGTGCGGTATAGAATAA
- the rbsK gene encoding ribokinase, whose product MKKITVIGSMSIDLVVSASKRPGKGETILGDDFFTTPGGKGANQAVAAARLGDNVHMIGRVGDDDFGKEIYENLKKNHVIVDGVEPVTQMPSGTAHITLSEQDNSIIVVPSANNEVTPDYVKKHLEALSEGDIILLQQEIPSETVEFAVEYCSEHGLISILNPAPYREVSNTVIEKVDYLTPNETESDEMFKDELDEALAAYPMKLIVTLGDKGAAYHNGKEKVQVPGYKREVKDTTGAGDTFNGAFAVALQKEYSLDQALAFANLAASHSVTGLGAQGGMPTLQDIEGERHV is encoded by the coding sequence ATGAAGAAAATAACAGTTATTGGAAGTATGTCTATAGATTTAGTTGTATCAGCGTCTAAAAGACCAGGTAAAGGAGAAACAATTCTTGGGGACGATTTCTTTACAACACCTGGTGGGAAAGGTGCAAACCAAGCAGTCGCAGCTGCAAGATTAGGCGATAACGTACATATGATTGGTAGAGTTGGTGATGATGATTTTGGTAAGGAAATATATGAAAATCTTAAAAAAAATCACGTTATTGTGGATGGTGTGGAACCTGTTACACAAATGCCATCTGGAACAGCACATATAACATTATCTGAACAAGATAATAGTATTATTGTCGTACCTTCAGCTAACAATGAAGTGACGCCAGACTATGTTAAAAAACATCTAGAAGCATTGTCAGAAGGTGATATCATTTTATTACAACAAGAAATTCCAAGTGAAACAGTTGAATTTGCGGTTGAATATTGTTCAGAACACGGTTTGATTTCAATTCTGAATCCTGCGCCATATAGAGAAGTAAGCAACACTGTTATCGAAAAAGTTGATTATTTAACACCAAACGAAACAGAAAGTGATGAGATGTTTAAAGATGAATTAGATGAAGCTTTAGCAGCTTATCCAATGAAATTGATTGTAACTTTAGGCGATAAAGGTGCAGCTTATCATAATGGTAAAGAAAAAGTTCAAGTACCAGGATATAAACGTGAAGTGAAAGATACGACAGGTGCTGGCGATACATTTAATGGTGCATTTGCAGTAGCGCTTCAAAAAGAATACAGCTTAGATCAAGCATTAGCATTTGCTAATTTAGCAGCAAGTCACTCAGTAACTGGATTAGGTGCACAAGGCGGAATGCCAACATTACAAGATATTGAAGGAGAAAGGCATGTATAA